From Portunus trituberculatus isolate SZX2019 chromosome 50, ASM1759143v1, whole genome shotgun sequence, the proteins below share one genomic window:
- the LOC123499705 gene encoding glycine receptor subunit alpha-2-like produces MVPQKAGIAGTVSQQAVKLQEYKARRNKNIMDPRGVVIFVWLMTSPWCCAGQRAARKTNDANKLSIVPPGYLQELAPWPQDGSPLMINFSLKVNAIMETDEKQTAVILDSFFRVKWSDWRLNYPEEEESGKGSGGGSDNGEVRHTIVNPVLLEEVWLPDPYIFNVRDISTVRLLLKDVRGVVLYSDGTLFVSILTKIHLGCSAKFSRFPFDEQECSLAIYSFFLWYGLPLHLVTALPDMYEAPTLEMRWLPSGLVVDPRVKDQLTNFDYTFTIGNTSSNTCPCYKCIPPEAPCVYATLVLTRKVLGHLLSTFLPSGLFVAVSYASLFWPADVIPGRTVLVITSLLTLVSMHTGVRQSSPETSYIKAVDVWMIACIVMSALMLFEYGIVLFIKKQHKEPAPAVKEEPPSRTAHVPPSAKSIKTAFELSVGREKVSPLQVNLKTRQSAHRWWQALKEDKVENIFKVLAPVVFLFFNLVYWPYYLVY; encoded by the exons ATGGTGCCACAAAAAGCAGGGATCGCAGGAACAGTGAGCCAGCAAGCCGTAAAACTTCAAGAGTACAAAGCCAGAAGGAACAAGAATATTATGGATCCTCGAGGTGTTGTGATTTT TGTGTGGCTGATGACCTCCCCGTGGTGCTGTGCGGGTCAGAGAGCTGCTAGGAAGACCAATGACGCTAACAAACTATCCATAGTGCCCCCAGGGTATCTCCAGGAGCTCGCCCCGTGGCCTCAGG ACGGGTCGCCACTCATGATAAACTTCAGCCTCAAAGTCAATGCCATCATGGAGACGGACGAAAAACAGACG GCAGTGATTCTCGACTCCTTCTTCCGAGTCAAGTGGAGCGACTGGCGCCTGAACtacccagaggaggaggagagcgggaagggaagtggtggcggcagtgataATGGGGAGGTGCGGCATACGATCGTGAACCCCGTGCTGCTGGAGGAGGTGTGGCTGCCTGACCCTTACATCTTCAACGTGCGTGACATCAGCACTGTGCGTCTCTTACTGAAAGATGTGAGAGGAGTGGTGCTATACTCCGACGGCACGCTCTTTGTCTCTATTct GACCAAGATCCATCTCGGATGCTCCGCCAAGTTCTCGCGTTTTCCTTTCGACGAGCAGGAGTGTAGCCTGGCTATCTACAGCT TCTTCCTTTGGTACGGTCTTCCGCTTCACCTGGTCACTGCCTTGCCAGACATGTACGAGGCTCCGACCCTTGAGATGCGCTGGCTGCCCAGCGGCTTGGTGGTGGACCCGAGAGTCAAGGACCAGCTCACTAACTTCGACTACACCTTCACCATCGGCAACACCTCTTCCAACACCTGCCCCTGCTACAAGTGCATTCCAC CGGAAGCCCCCTGTGTGTACGCCACCCTGGTACTGACGAGGAAGGTCCTGGGTCACCTGCTGAGCACCTTCCTGCCCTCGGGACTGTTCGTGGCGGTGTCCTACGCGTCGCTTTTCTGGCCCGCTGACGTGATTCCCGGCAGGACAGTGCTGGTCATCACCTCGCTGCTCACACTTGTTTCCATGCACACAggcgtcag GCAGTCAAGCCCCGAGACGAGCTACATTAAGGCCGTGGACGTGTGGATGATTGCCTGTATCGTGATGTCCGCCCTCATGCTCTTCGAATACGGCATCGTTCTCTT CATCAAGAAGCAGCACAAGGAGCCGGCGCCGGCAGTGAAGGAAGAGCCACCATCCCGCACTGCACATGTCCCGCCGTCAGCCAAGTCCATCAAGACTGCCTTTGAGCTGAGTGTAGGCCGAGAG AAGGTGTCGCCGCTACAAGTGAATCTGAAGACGAGGCAGAGCGCGCACAGGTGGTGGCAGGCGCTGAAGGAGGACAAGGTGGAGAATATCTTTAAAGTCCTGGCTCCTGTTGTGTTTCTGTTCTTCAACCTGGTCTACTGGCCGTATTACCTAGTTTATTAA